The nucleotide sequence TTAAACGCGCAAACTCACGTTGTTTAGGAGCTAAAGGCAAGCTATTTTGATTATATTTATAAACCTCTTCTTTAAACCAATCGTAAAGCTTTCTGTGGGGTTTAAACTCTAAAGAGCATAGTGAGTGCGAAATTTGCTCAATATAATCACTCTCACCGTGTGTCCAATCATACATTGGATATATACACCAATCATCTCCCGTACGATGATGTGTTTTTTTTAAAATACGGTACATTAATGGGTCTCGCATTAACATATTAGGATCTTCCATATCTATCTTTGCTCGCAAGACATGAGTTCCTTCATCAAACTCACCAGCTTTCATTCGTTGAAATAAATCTAAATTTTCTTCAACCGTACGATTTCTAAATGGGCTGTTTACTCCTACTTGAGTAGGAGTCCCTTTTTGTTCTGCTATCGCTTCGCTAGATTGTGAATCTACATATGCTTTTCCGTCTTTAATCAACTGAATCGTCCAATCATAAAGTATTTGAAAGTAATCTGAAGAATAACATTCTTTTGCCCATTGATATCCCATCCAGCTAATATCTCTCTTAATTGCATCTACATATTCTTGCTCTTCCTTAGCAGGATTCGTATCATCAAATCTTAAGTTAACAGGAGCGCTATATTTTTCACCCAAACCAAAACTAATTCCAATAGCTTTAGTATGTCCAATGTGTAAATAACCATTGGGTTCCGGCGGAAAACGAAAACGTAAATCATCTTTAGACATTCCGTTATTTAAGTCTTCTTCAATTATATGCTCTATAAAATTTAACGATTTAGCTCCTTCAGACATAATTAATAGTTGAGGCACAAAATTAGATAAATTTTAATTTATCTGTTTAAATTTATTGCTTTATATCTCTCAGGTGTTATATCAATATAATTATATCGTCTACATTTAATTAGTTATTAATGTTATTTCATATTTTTACATAAATTAACTTTCATTATGCAGACAAAATTTGTTATACTATTTGCTAGATTATTATTAGGTTTAATCTTGTTCTGGCAAGGGTTTGGAAAAGTATTTAATATAGGAGTAGAAAACCTTTACAATGGTGGTTTTAAAGGATATGAAGAAACTTTTTTACCAACATTTATAATAAAATTTACAGCTTATTTTACTTCTTATGGAGAATTTATTTTCGGAGCTTTATTATTACTAGGTCTATTTAGAAAATATACTTATTATGGTATTGGGTTAATTTTATTAATTGTCTCGTTTGGTCACGGATTACAAGCACCTATTTGGGATACACAACATGTACTTGTTCGCAGTATATTTTTAATATTTATTGCAATGACATTTGATAAAGATACTCTTGCTTTAGATCATTTTACGAAGAAAGATTAATTTAAATGGGGATTATTAAAGTTGAAAACATTCGTGTGTATGCTTATCACGGTTGTTTAAGAGAAGAAACTGCAATAGGAAGTGATTATCGTGTTGATTTGGAGGTAAAAGCTGATTTAAAACGTTCAAGTATTTCTGATGATTTAAATGATACTGTAGATTATGTACTTTTAAATGCAATTGTAAAAGACGAGATGGCAATTGCTTCAAAGCTATTAGAAACTGTTGCTAAACGTATATTAGATCGTATATTTAGTGAAGCTCCTTTAGTTACAAAAGCGGTTGTAAATGTCTCTAAATTAAACCCTCCTATTGGTGGTGATGTAGAGATGGTAACTATAAAATTATCTCAAAGGCGAAAAAAATTACAGTAGTTAGCGTAAAGTCTTTATTTTTTTTACATTTGCATCCCTGTTATGGCGCCTTGGCCGAGTGGCTAGGCAGAGGTCTGCAAAACCTTCTACAGCGGTTCGAATCCGCTAGGCGCCTCAAAAGCTCTCAAAAAATATTTTGAGAGCTTTTTTATCAATTAATAAATACATAACCTATATAGTATTAATTACGTTAAAATTGATATCCTATTAAATTATAATAATTATATAATATCAAACAGGTAATCATAGCTATGATTACTAATGTAAAGTGCGTTTTTCCCAAAAGGCTAATAGATTTATTTTTGAAAAATCTTGGAATCCTATATAATCCAAATAAGAAAACAATAAACCCTATTAATGGAAAAGTAAAATAAATCCAAAAAGTTAATGGAACTCCATATTTTAAAGTAATTCCTTGCGTTGTAGCGGCTAATAGGATAAAAAAGATAAGCAAACAAAATCCGGCTATTCCAATTATTAATTTAGTCTTAAATTCACTTTTGTTATAGTCTTTTTTGCGACGAATATATTGAATTATCCAACCAATTATAGCTGTTAAAAGTATTATAAATGAGGTTATTAATAGTATAAAATGAATTGATGGTACCTCATACCACTTTAGTTTCTTATAAGTGGCATATCCAGTTGAATAATAAGTATCGTTTTCATCAACAACAAACGTGATTAAGAAATCGTCTGTTTCTCTTTTGAAAAGAAAGTTGTCTGTTTCTTTGTATTTTTTTCCGTTTATTAAAAGCGTACGACCTTCAATCGTAACTTTATATACATCTCCAAATAAATAAGTCAAACGATCAATGGATGATTGACCATCGTTAGTATATTGATATGTACCACTCAAATCCTTGAGATCGTTAGTAGAAACAAAATCTTTCGGAGGTGACTTTACTTGTTCTTGGTTTTTATTCAAAACATCAAGTATATAATCTCTAATTTGCCATTTAAGGTTATTCGCCACATTGTTGTTTGAAGCGAAAAAAAAAGCCAAATCTTTTTCAGGTATCATCATTAATATACTTTCAATTCCAGTATCATCTCCTGCATGATAATTATATGTCAGCCCATTTGCAGACATAACTCTCCATACCCAACCTTGCTTTCTATCCATTAGTTTATGGTATTGGAAATGTGGAGTTAACATGTCCTTAATTGTTTCGGGTTTTAAAATTTGTGTTCCATTAATAACACCTTGATTTAAGTACATTTGCATAAAGTTAGACATGTCGTTTGCAGTAGTTATTAATCCTCCAGCTCCGATTTGATTAGTGTATTTTATTCCATACGACCCATCGAGATATAATTGATTATTACCGTCTTCCTTCCACTTATAACGGTTCATTAAGTTATTAACCATTTCTTCTTTCAGATTGAAACCAGAATTTGTCATTTTTAATGGGTCAAATAAATTCTTTTGCAAATACGCGTTAAATGAAATTCCGGAAACGGTTTCGATAATTAGAGCCAAAAGAGCCATTCCATGGTTAGAATAATTAAAATACTTGCCAGGCTCCCATACAATTGGTGGAAGTCGTTTTTTAAGGTGTTTTTTTAATGAATTTAGGTTTTCTTTACTACTCGCTTCACTTCCAATAGAAGAGTCATCAAAACCAGCAGTATGAGTTAAAATATGGCGAACTAGAACTCGTTGGTCAAATGGGTTTTCAATTTTTATATCACCAATCAATTCTTTCACAGGTTGATTAATGTCTATCTTTCCTTGCTCGATCAATTGGAATGCAGCAGTAACTGTAATTAGTTTAGATACTGAAGCCACAAAAACATTAGTTTTCTGAACATCAAATAATTGATTATTTTGAACATTAGCAAGACCATAACCTTTTTTTAAAAGGATTGAATCTGAAGAAACAATACTTATAATACCTCCTTGTATTCCCTCTTTTTTTGTCATAGATTCTTGAAATAGAGAATCTATTTTAGACTCAAGATTTAACCATAAATCAGCTGGCTGAATTGAGATAGTTTTTTCTGAATTTTTGATTCCGTTTTTTGCTTCTTGTCCATAAGAAAGCTGTAATAGGCAAAATAAAATTATTAGTATTTGAATAAACCTCATCATTAAAATGCATTATTGTTATTTTAATGATGAGACGTTCTGTTTTAAAGGGAGGTTACGAAATTATTAATTTATAAAGTTCTAAAAAGCATTATTTTATGAGTTTTTTTATTTTAATGCTGTGTTTTTGTCTACTATTAATTTATTAGTTAATTTTTCTCCGTTAATAAACTTTGAAGCAATAGAAAAGAAACTATCCGAAGCAAATAATGCAATAAAGTGAGGTGCATCTTCCACACTCATAAAAACTATTTCTTTACTATTCTCAGATAATTTTTTAAAATGACGAACTGCTCCCTCATAATGAGTTTTAGGGTCTAATGTTCCGTTTATAATTAGTGTTGGAGGCATGTTTTTAGGTGCTTTTCCAAAGAAAACATCCTTCTTATATGTTGGCATTCTGTTTTCTGCCATTAAACTTGGTAAAGGGCTCTTAAATAATAAATCTTTAGACTCTAAAGCCACATCACTCTTTTTAATTTCTGGCCTTAAATTATTTTCTGATGCTGTAATAATTTGAACTAAAGGAATTGAATTTGATGAGGTTTTATATTTACTATAAGATGTATAAAATTCTGTGATTTCTGCAATTGCATTATTTAATGGTTCAATATTCTCTTTAGATAATTCTTTTATTATTTCTGGTATTTTATTTCTCACTTTAGGAAGATCTAACATCATTCCAAAAATTATAGATAATTCTTGTCTCGGTAATTTTTTCGAAAAAATAGTGTCTTTATGTGTTCTTTTAATAATACTTTGCAACTGAGAAGTTAAAGAGGTTGCAGAATTAGGCTCTAACTTATTCAAAGATTCTATAACAGAAAGACCAACATCATTTATTACAAAAGACCTTTGACTTAAATCGTAATCAACATCATCTTGTAAAGGAATTAACGAATCTAAAATTATTCCATCAATCTTTGTTGAATTAAGTTGTAGTAATCTAAGTACCAATTGTGTTCCATAAGACACTCCATAAACATAACGCTTTCCTTTTCCGCTTAAATCGTTTATTAATTTACTAAGGTCTTTAGCTCCATTTGTAATAGAAAAAGCTTGTACATATTCTTGGTTGCTATACATTTGCTCAAAACAAGACCCCCACTCTTCATTAACCAAAGCTATGCTCCCTTTAGAGTTTACATCTTCTTCATTAGGGCATATTTTTGCTGACAATCCCGTTCCTCTATGGTCAGGGACAAAAATATCTAAATGAGGAAACTGTTTAGAGAACTTTTCAATTAAAGCATACATACTTGCTCCAGATTCTCCTGGGCCTCCAGGAATTAACCAAAGTGAGCCCTTCCTATCTTTTAGTGAAGGGAACTTTCTAACAAATAAATCTATTGTCTCGTTCTTATCTGACTGATGGTATAATGGCGTTTTTACTGTTGCACATAAAGATAACTTAAGCTCATCAAATTCATTTTGATCTGAGCATTTAGAAAATTGAGCATTAACTATTGATGTAAAAAATAATATTAATAATACAATTTTGGGTCTTAACATTGTTATTTTTTTAAGTAGAGTTAATAGATTAATTCTTGTTATTTATAGATGAAAAATTCTTACAAATAGTTGCCTACAAATATTGAAAAAAATCTAAGGTTTATCTAATTTTATATAAAAGCTTTTCTTGATTATTCATACTTCTCTTTAAGAATAACTTTTTTCCCAATCTTTCCATACAACTTCATAGCCTTGAGATTGTAGCATTTTTTGTATTTCTGATGTAGATCGCTCGTCGGAAATTTCAAATTGCTCTAAGGATTCAGGTGCTACACTATATCCACCTGGATTTGTTTTAGATTCAGCACTAATAGAAGTAATCCCAAGATTAACAATATTATTCCTAAACTTTTCGCTTTCACGAGTTGATATAGAGAGCTCAACATCTTCATCTAGTAATCTGTATGCGCATATAAGTTGCACTAGGTCTGAGTCTGTCATTTCTACTTTTGGTTCTATATTGCCTTGATGAGGTCTTAATCTTGGAAATGAAATCGAATATTTTGTTTTCCAATAATGCTTTTGTAAGTATTTTAAATGTAATGCAGTATAAAAGCTATCTACTCTCCAATCTTCTAATCCAAATAAAGCGCCTAGTCCAATTTTATGAATTCCTGCTTTACCTAATCTATCAGGAGTATCTAATCGATAATCAAAATTTGATTTTTTGCCTTTAGGGTGGTGCATTTTATAGGTAGCTTTATGATACGTTTCCTGATAAACTAATACAGCAAATAATCCTTCTTTAATCAAATCTTCATATTCATCTTGATCTAGAGGTTGAACTTCGATGCTAATATTAGAAAAATGCTCACGAATTAAATTAATTGCGTGTTTTAAATAAGAAACTCCAACCGCTCTATTTGCTTCTCCTGTAACTAAGAGAATATGGTCATATCCAAGCTTTTTAATATGTGCTACTTCTTCTAAAATTTCTTTATCCGAAAGTGTTTTTCTTTTGATTTTATTTGTCATACTAAATCCACAGTATGTACAAATATTTTGGCATTCGTTAGAAAGATACATTGGGATATACATTTGAATTGTATTTCCAAAGCGTTTTTTTGTAAGCACATTGCTTCGTTGAGCCATTTGCTCAATAAAAGGTTTTGCAGAAGGAGAGATTAAAACTTTGAAATCTTCTAACGTAATTTTATCTTTAGACAATACACGCTTAACATCTTTAGAAGAAAAATCATAAATTTCTTTTTCTAAAGCATCCCAATCGTATAAATCAAAAGTATTTTTAAAACTACTCATCTAAAAAAGAAGTTAAAGGGCTACTCGCTTCTGCGTATTGTTTTATTGGAGCCAATTTTGCATTGTAAGCCATTCTCCCAGCTTGAACAGCCATTTTAAATGCAATACCCATTTTTACTGGATTCTGTGATACAGCTATCGCTGTATTTACCAATACGGCATCAGCACCTAACTCCATAGCATAAGCTGCATGAGATGGTGCGCCAATACCTGCATCAACAATAACAGGGATATTGCTTTGTTCTATAATAATTTCTAAAAATTCTTTTGTTTTTAATCCTTTGTTACTCCCAATAGGAGCTCCCAAGGGCATTACACATTGTACGCCAACATCTTCCAATCTTTTACATAAAACTGGATCTGCATGAATGTAAGGCATTACAATAAAACCTTGTTTTACTAATTCTTGAGCAGCTTTTAATGTTTCAATAGGATCTGGTAATAAAAATTTAGGGTCTGGGTGTATTTCTAATTTCACCCAATTTGTTGCTAAAGCTTCTCTAGCTAATTCGGCAGCAAATATGGCTTCTTTAGCTGTTCTTACTCCAGAAGTATTTGGTAATAAATTAATGTGGTTTTCACTGAGGTGAGCCAACATATTATCAGATTTATTATTTATATCTACTCTTTTTAAAGCAACAGTAACCAATTCGCTTTCTGAAGCAACAATTGCTTCACGCATTGTTTGTGAACTATTAAACTTTCCTGTTCCAGTAAATAATCTAGAATTAAAAGTTTTATCTGCTATTTTAAGTATATCTGTCATTATATTTTATTTTGATTTGGTCTCCAAATTTGTTCTTGCCAAGAAGGATATTGTAATAGTTTTTTAAGCTGGCTAATTTTATTAAAATCTTTAGTAATTTCTCCTGAAGCTGCTATACCAAAAACTCCTGTCTCTAAAATTTTAGGAACATCATTTAGAGTAATTCCACCAATAGCAATAATTGGAGTATCTGTTTTTAATTCTTCCAACATAGTTAAGTAACCATTATACCCAATTATTGAACTCAAGTTATCTTTTGTGGTTGTAAAACGATAAGGGCCTAGGCCTATATAGTCTACTTTTTTATTTATTAAAACCTTACAATCTTGTATCGTATTTGCAGTTCCTCCAATAAAATAGAATTCTCCTAAATATTTCCTAGCTACTAAGGGGCAAGTATCATTTTTTCCTAAATGAACTCCATCTGCTTTTACCCGTTTAGTAATCTTATAATAATCATTAATGATTAACCTTGTTTGAAAATGGCTAGTGACTTCTCTAGCTTCTTCTGCAGCTTTTAAAATTTCTTTATTAGTTGCATTTTTAAGTCGTAATTGTACCAATTCAACACCAGAGGTACAAGCATTTTGAATATTGCTCAAATGTGCTTCAATAGTATCTCCTTGTGATATGTAATGTAGCGAAGGTAATTGCATCAATTTATTGGTGTATGACTCCCTAAAAGAGTAGTGTTTGAACTTAAAAATTTCTCTATATAATTTTTTGCTAGCTGTGCAGCATCTTCAATACTAAAACCTAGTGCTAAGTTACTTGCTATAGCAGATGATAAAACACAGCCACTACCATGTTTTGGAGAAGCATCTTTTTTTTTCGGTTCGATATTTAATTGCACAATCTTGTTGTAATACAATTGATCTAAACCTATAGTATCTGTGCGATGTCCTCCTTTTAAATAAAGATTTGTTTTACTACTAATATGTTCTATTGTTTCCTCAATTGATTTTTTAGGATATAGGTTTTGAATTTCTTCATAATTTGGAGTTATTAAATAAACTTTATCTAAAATGGTATTCAATACATTTAAATCATCTCCATTATGAAAATTAAAGCCAGTACTTGCTTTTAGTATCGGGTCCAATACGATTTTAATTCTAGAGTTTAATACTTTTAACTTATTGATTATCATTAAAAGTGAAGTCCAATTTTGAACAACACCAATTTTAACAACCTCAATATCAAACCGTTCAAATAAAACTTCTATTTGATGTAATATTATTTCAGTATCTACCCAATGAGAATCTATAAAATCTACATCGTTTTGAACTGTTACTGTAGTGCATACTGATAAACCATATAAGCCATAAGCTTGAAAAGTTTTTATATCTGAAGTTAACCCTGCGCCGCTTGAAGGGTCAAAACCAGCAATTGAAAGTATGTACTGATGTGTATCCAATTAAATATTGCTTCTTTTTTTAGTAAAATAGTTTTTCATGGTTTTAAAATTGGCAATAGGAGCAGAACTATTCCAAATTCCTCCTAAAACACCCACACCTTGAAATCCTAATTTTGTATATTCTGACAGGTTTTGTATTGTAACCCCTCCCATTCCTATAATTTTCTTATCAATACCATTTACATTAAAACCTTTTCCTCTGTATCCTTCTTTAGAAATAGAGGAAAAAACGGGGCTCAATAAATGATAATCAAACTCAAAATCGCATTTAACTAATTCTTCAGGTTTATGAAAAGAGCTACTAATCGTTTTACCAAACATATTTAATTCTTTAAAATAATTGCTAGGAATATCTAGATAATCACGTCTCTTTTGTTCTTGAAAATGTATTCCTTTTAGATTATATTCATTGATTAGCTCATGAAAAAAATGTACTATAATTCTATTGTGATATTTTGAGTCGATTTGATTTAAATATTCACAATGTTCTTCATAACTTTTCTCTGGTTTCCTTAGATGATAGAATTCTAAACCTGCTTCAAAAAGTCGATCTAGAATTTCTATTTCATCTTTAATATCTTTTTCGGGAGCTATAAGTACAATCATTATTTATAAATATACTTCTGATCCTTTTTCTTTAAACTCACGAGATTTTTCTTCCATTCCTTTTTGAATAACTTCATCATTAATAATCTCATTTTTAGCGGCAAAATCTCTTACTTCCTGAGAAATTTTCATCGAACAGAATTTTGGTCCACACATCGAACAAAAATGAGCGATTTTTGCACCATCTGCTGGTAATGTTTCGTCGTGATATTCCCTTGCTAGTTCTGGATCCAAACCTAAATTAAACTGATCTTCCCATCGAAACTCAAAACGAGCCTTGCTTAATGCATTATCTCTATGTTGTGAACCTGGATGACCTTTTGCTAAATCTGCAGCATGTGCAGCAAGTTTATAGGTAACTACTCCAGTACGTACATCATCTTTATTAGGCAATCCTAAATGTTCTTTTGGGGTTACATAGCATAGCATTGCACAACCATACCAACCAATCATCGCAGCACCAATACCTGATGTAATATGATCGTATCCAGGAGCAATATCTGTAGTTAAAGGGCCTAATGTATAAAATGGCGCTTCATCACAGACTTCAATTTGCTTTTCCATATTTTCTTTAATCATATGCATTGGTACATGGCCTGGTCCTTCTATAAAACATTGCACTTCATGCTTGCGAGCAATTTGTGTTAGCTCTCCTAAGGTTTCTAATTCTGCAAATTGAGCTTCATCATTAGCATCGGCTACAGAACCTGGTCGCAATCCATCCCCAAGAGAAAAAGCGACATCATACGATTTTAAAATTTCACATATATCTTCAAAATGTGTATATAAAAAACTTTCTTTATGATGTGCCAAACACCATTTAGCCATAATAGAACCTCCGCGAGAAACGATTCCTGTTACTCGTTTTGCAGTCATTGGTACATATCTTAACAATACTCCTGCATGAATGGTAAAATAATCTACTCCTTGTTCTGCTTGTTCTATTAATGTGTCACGAAAAATTTCCCATGTAAGATCTTCAGCAACACCGTTCACTTTCTCTAAAGCCTGGTAAATAGGAACGGTACCTACAGGTACTGGAGAATTACGTATAATCCATTCTCGTGTTTCGTGAATATTTTGCCCTGTAGATAAATCCATAATATTATCAGCTCCCCAGCGACAAGCCCAAACTGCTTTCTCAACCTCTTCTTCGATAGAAGATGTAGTTGCTGAGTTTCCAATATTAGCATTTATTTTCACTAAGAAGTTTCGACCTAAAATCATAGGTTCTGCTTCTGGATGATTAATATTTGAAGGAATTACTGCGCGACCTCTAGCAACTTCAGAACGTACAAATTCTGGAGTGATTTTTTCTGGAATAGAGGCTCCAAAATGTTCTCCTTTATGTTGCTTTTTTATTTGAATCATCTCATCAATTCGTTGATTTTCACGAATAGAAATATATTCCATTTCTGGAGTTATAATTCCTTTTTTAGCATAATGTAATTGTGTTACGTTTTCTCCTTTTTTTGCGCGTAATGGTTTTTTTAAATGTTCAAAACGCATATGGTCTAAGCGTTTATCATTTAAACGTTCATTGCAATATTGAGATGTAAATTCATCTAGTTGTTCTACATTATTACGTTCTAAAATCCACTGTTCACGAATTCTTTCTATACCTTTATGTACATCAATTTCTTTATTTGGATCTGTATAAGGGCCAGAAGTATCATATACAGTTACAGGTTCATTCGGTATTAATTTTCCTGATATGGAATCTTTAGTATCGCTCAGGGAGATTTCACGCATAGCTACTTTTATTTCTGGGTGAATTTTTCCGGATACGTAAATCTTTTTTGAATTAGGAAAAGGTTGTCTAGAAATTTTTCCTTGCTTTGGTGCTGTGTCCTTATTTTTCATTTTTAAGTGTATGAAATATTATTATTTTACTTGTTAGATACTACTCTCTAACCTCCCTGTGTTGCTTGAATTATTAAAATGTTATCTTTATTAGAAAAACGATATTCTTTCCATTGTTCTTTAGGTATAATCTCTCGATTAACGGCAATGGCAATTCCATCAGAAGAAGAGTTAACCTGTTTTAATAATTGTAACAAATTATTATTTTCTTCAATATCTACAGGTACTTCATTTATGTAAATAGTTATCATTATATATAAATTTATAATTGTAACTATTAATAAAAAATACTTTTGAAATATGTATATTTAATCAAACACACATCATTATGAAAAAGAATGAACATATCTTAAAAATATGTTTTCAACTTTTCCCTTCGCCGGTACTAACCGCATCAGGTTCAAAGAGTATAATCTCAGTTCCTAAGCATAGGAACACCTCTAAAGTTACATAGCAAAAATATTGAAAAATATTTTTAATACATTCTTTTTCTGATATTATTACTCCTAATTAAAAATAGAGAAGGTTTATTGAAAAATATTTTTAATTATTCTCTCATAAGTTACATAGGGAAGCACATTTATATAATTAGAATAATTTATTCGCGTATGTCTTCAATAAAGTCAGTAGGGTTTAATTGATCTTTAGGTAAAAATCCTTTAGTAATTAGTACTAATCCACAAATTATTAAAATAACTCCTAATAACTTTTTTACTTTTAAAATACGATGTGGAGTTAATTTTCTTTTTAATTGTTTTGCTAGTAGTATTTTAAAAATATCTGTTACAAAATAAGAAAGAACCATTGTTCCAAAAAACACATAAAATCTATTGATATCATTTTCTAAAGTTGGTCCAATGACAATAATAATTCCTAGCCAAAAAACTAAAACACCTATGTTTATAAAATTAAGCAAGAATCCTTTTACAAATAGTCCTAAATAATTGGTTTTTTTAAATTCCAATTCACTTGCATTTTCAGTCCCTTTCCTTGTTTTTTTTAAAAAAATAATAACCCCATAAACTGTAATTATCATGCCTCCAAAAACAAATAAACCTGGTTGATTACTTAAGTTTTCAAGAAGTTGAAAACTACTAAAATATGCTATGCCTATAAAAAAAATATCAGCTAAAATAACTCCAAAATTAAAAGCTAGTGCAGCTCTAAAACCTTTTGTAGCACTGGTTTCTAGGAGTACAAAAAATACAGGGCCAATCATAAAGCTTAAAAAAAAGCCTAAGGGAATTGCTGTCTGTATATCGTCTAACATATGGTTATATAGTAATAATGCTGAATTAAAATTCAGCATTATTTTTTCATGATAAACAAATATAACAAAACAAGCAGTAAGTTTTACTTAAATAAAAAAGACTTTATATTAATTATTTCATCCTTTTTACTCGTCCTCCTATAATGCGGTTTTCTTTAATAGTTTTAGGGTCTCCGTATACATAAACATCTCCACCTGCTCTTATATTAACATCAACTAATTCTGTTGCATTTACTTCTGCTTCTCCGCCTGCTCTTATAGCTACTTTAACAGTTTCTGTTTTTACTTCTTTAGTTTTACTTACCCCTCCTGTATTAATAGATATATCTTGACGTTCTGCTTTCCCTTTTACTTCAACTATGCCTCCTGTTACAGCTTTAATATTTAAATATTTTACATTTACAGGTATTTCAATTTTTCCACCTTCTTGACTTTTTAAATCAACTTCATATTGTTTAATAACATCTTCAGAAAAAATAACTGCTCCTTCATTAGCATCAATAGTTTCAATATTTGTATAATATAATGCTACTGTTGTATTATTACCATCAAACTTTTCTTTAAGTTTCATTTTTATTTTAAGCTTTCCATTTTTGTTAATTACAACAACATCTTCGCTATTTTTTCCTGAAATAACTACTTTGTCTTCTTTTGATTTAATTAATTCTACTTCAATTAAATCATAGACTTTAACTTCGGTAAACTCTCCTATTGTTTTTTCTATATCATCGTTTTGAGCCACTAAAGAGGTTACAAATACAAGTGCTAGAATTGAAAATATATGTTTCATTTTTGTTCGTTTTTTATAGTTTTTTGTTCGTTTTGATACACTATAACAATAACTATTCCTTTTTTTATTTATTGTTGTATTAAGCTACTTTTACAGCTGTTCCTGTAACTGAGATAATTAGTGCAGTTGAATTTGCTATCGGCTCTATATCTATCTTGATT is from Flavobacteriaceae bacterium and encodes:
- the thiS gene encoding sulfur carrier protein ThiS; translation: MITIYINEVPVDIEENNNLLQLLKQVNSSSDGIAIAVNREIIPKEQWKEYRFSNKDNILIIQATQGG
- a CDS encoding hydroxymethylpyrimidine/phosphomethylpyrimidine kinase, coding for MDTHQYILSIAGFDPSSGAGLTSDIKTFQAYGLYGLSVCTTVTVQNDVDFIDSHWVDTEIILHQIEVLFERFDIEVVKIGVVQNWTSLLMIINKLKVLNSRIKIVLDPILKASTGFNFHNGDDLNVLNTILDKVYLITPNYEEIQNLYPKKSIEETIEHISSKTNLYLKGGHRTDTIGLDQLYYNKIVQLNIEPKKKDASPKHGSGCVLSSAIASNLALGFSIEDAAQLAKNYIEKFLSSNTTLLGSHTPIN
- a CDS encoding LysE family translocator — its product is MLDDIQTAIPLGFFLSFMIGPVFFVLLETSATKGFRAALAFNFGVILADIFFIGIAYFSSFQLLENLSNQPGLFVFGGMIITVYGVIIFLKKTRKGTENASELEFKKTNYLGLFVKGFLLNFINIGVLVFWLGIIIVIGPTLENDINRFYVFFGTMVLSYFVTDIFKILLAKQLKRKLTPHRILKVKKLLGVILIICGLVLITKGFLPKDQLNPTDFIEDIRE
- a CDS encoding thiamine phosphate synthase; its protein translation is MIVLIAPEKDIKDEIEILDRLFEAGLEFYHLRKPEKSYEEHCEYLNQIDSKYHNRIIVHFFHELINEYNLKGIHFQEQKRRDYLDIPSNYFKELNMFGKTISSSFHKPEELVKCDFEFDYHLLSPVFSSISKEGYRGKGFNVNGIDKKIIGMGGVTIQNLSEYTKLGFQGVGVLGGIWNSSAPIANFKTMKNYFTKKRSNI
- a CDS encoding DUF2807 domain-containing protein gives rise to the protein MKHIFSILALVFVTSLVAQNDDIEKTIGEFTEVKVYDLIEVELIKSKEDKVVISGKNSEDVVVINKNGKLKIKMKLKEKFDGNNTTVALYYTNIETIDANEGAVIFSEDVIKQYEVDLKSQEGGKIEIPVNVKYLNIKAVTGGIVEVKGKAERQDISINTGGVSKTKEVKTETVKVAIRAGGEAEVNATELVDVNIRAGGDVYVYGDPKTIKENRIIGGRVKRMK
- the thiC gene encoding phosphomethylpyrimidine synthase ThiC, with the translated sequence MKNKDTAPKQGKISRQPFPNSKKIYVSGKIHPEIKVAMREISLSDTKDSISGKLIPNEPVTVYDTSGPYTDPNKEIDVHKGIERIREQWILERNNVEQLDEFTSQYCNERLNDKRLDHMRFEHLKKPLRAKKGENVTQLHYAKKGIITPEMEYISIRENQRIDEMIQIKKQHKGEHFGASIPEKITPEFVRSEVARGRAVIPSNINHPEAEPMILGRNFLVKINANIGNSATTSSIEEEVEKAVWACRWGADNIMDLSTGQNIHETREWIIRNSPVPVGTVPIYQALEKVNGVAEDLTWEIFRDTLIEQAEQGVDYFTIHAGVLLRYVPMTAKRVTGIVSRGGSIMAKWCLAHHKESFLYTHFEDICEILKSYDVAFSLGDGLRPGSVADANDEAQFAELETLGELTQIARKHEVQCFIEGPGHVPMHMIKENMEKQIEVCDEAPFYTLGPLTTDIAPGYDHITSGIGAAMIGWYGCAMLCYVTPKEHLGLPNKDDVRTGVVTYKLAAHAADLAKGHPGSQHRDNALSKARFEFRWEDQFNLGLDPELAREYHDETLPADGAKIAHFCSMCGPKFCSMKISQEVRDFAAKNEIINDEVIQKGMEEKSREFKEKGSEVYL